The genome window CAAGTTTAGTAGCTCGAAGcagtgtgtccaatagtatttgcgatatggcaatacgtattaccatatattgatattaccatatgatatgatatggtgaCCGTATGATATCCCATAATCTCATATGGTGGCCGTATGATATCGGCATCCGGGATATGACCATATATGGCCGTATTGATACTAGAACATAGTGATTTCCATGACTCAATGAGCACAACAGAGGTCAAatatttgatttgatttgatttgatttcATGTTTAAGCGCCGGAAGCAAACAGCTACACAGATTCCTATATCTGCCTCTTCAAGGCACTATAGGTTAGCCCGAAGACTTTTTTTCAGCTTGCGCTTTACCTTAAGGTTCCTTCCCAAGCAGCCCATGCAGGGAACCTGTGCCAAGCGAGATTGGCTCGATTCTCAGGGGCTCATTCAAACTCCCCTCCCCTTTTCTTATTTCTGCATCCGTTCGTATTCGCTTAGTCTGTTGTCAATATGCTCACTAAGACCATTACAATGTATCAACATAATGTCGTCGCAACCTTCTGATATGCTTTCGCGGCTTGGGAGCGAGCCATTAGACAACCTTGattcaccatgtcatgaTCCTACACTGTCCTCTCCTTCCACAACCGCCTCGGCCGCTACGAAAAGGCGCTACTCCAAAGTGTGGCACTATACACTATTACACCCGTCGGCCGCAACGAGGTTACTCTCAATGCGAAGGGGAAGTCAATATGGCGCTGCAAGTACTGCGCAAAGGAGTAtctcgagtctggtggaacaaCTGTTATTTCAACCCATCTAAAGGACCGGCATAATATCGATATATCTTGACTCAGTGGACCAAGCAATTAGCCATAGTGCCAGACAACTGTGGTACCACATAAGGTCGAGCATACCTACGCCGAAGGCGGCAATTGTATTGAATGAGAAttatctgaggagcaagaactcCATTAAGAGTTGCACGATTCCCGTGCAGCTCTTTATGCCGCAACGACCCAAAAGGCCATCCCTGattatcttggcatgagatAGGCAGCCTGTTTGGAATGACGCATTTATGGCATGATGTGCGGCAGAGGCACATGTAGGTCAAGCATTGAAAGTAAATTGCCTCCCGAATGGACGCTCTCTGGAGGTCACCAAACTTGGTGGGAACCCTCAGCCTTAGCTTAAAACGTTGACAGGTTTTGACCCAACTACTTGCCACCCCTAAAGTGGAATGATTTGACGGAACGAGCATCTGCGTGTCAAGGCGAGGACTAAAACGTCAATCGATCGGCGCTGCTACTCTGTTTAAGGCTATGTGACGCCTCGCTAGCATAAATTGACGGGACATATTATGGTGGTGAATATGGGGTGGCTTGGAATCAATGCATTGATGCAACTCCACATATTGGAGAGCGTGGTTGGGAGTATCTGGCGAGTAACGCAACAGCGGTCTGGCAACAAAGCAGCACTCCAGGCCTCACGTACAGGCCCTTTGATTTGCTGAAGCGAAGAGTTGAACTGCGATTTCCCTCATCCGTCTTGGGATAATCCACGCCTCTGCTCCCATTATTGCGCATGGCTCTCAAGCCCGACCGGGCATCATGTTGCAGCACAGCTCCGCTGACCTTGGCAGTTAGAAGGACAAACAGTTGTTCACTTCGTCCAGTTTCTGGGCATCCGATTGAGCTAGACAGCCGCCCTGGCGTGCGGCTCACCGACTTTACAGCTTGAGCCAGAATTAACGGAATGGGCGCCGAGTCGCTATCTGTCAGGACAACTTGTGGTTGCGCCGATAGCTGGTGGGTAAGGTTTGCATGCCACGGGGGTCGACTGCCCGGGAGCAGGCGTTGACAAGGTCGTTGTTCCAGGTAATCCCTGGACGGCGATCAAGCGGGTCCTGTAGTGACGTCTCGAGTCAGGGCTCATTATCGTATATGCAGCAGTCGGAAACTACTCATCCTGTATTTTCAGGTGTTCCGTCCCCAGGAAATTTGACCATTGGAAGGGTGCCAGGCCGTTGCCACGTGCCCCATGATTGATTGCAGCAAAATTGGTACCTGTGGAGCCAATGTTTAACATGATAACCTGCAATTTCGATTCGTTCACCTTCAGCTTTTTCTATAGCTTGTTAAAAATCGTGTTGGCAGCATGGCTAGTCCTTGCTGTCTTGGATGATGTTCCGCCAAGTGGGGCCATACGGGAACCGAGTCTAAAGATCCACATCCTTCGAGCAAGCAATTTCATCACCCGGACAGCCCCATATCAAGGAGGCAGCGGAGACTCTTGTTTAGCACGCTTGTCGCTCTCGGCCATTGTGTTTTATATAACCCCATGGCCCTGGTTTGTACCGTCATACCGCCAGAGTTGCATTTCTAGGTAGCCACTAGTTTTGATTCGTCCTTGGAGGCAATGGGTATCGACTATGTAGGAACATCGATATCATGGAGCATTACGGAGAACTACCCTTTGGGATTCCCGACACAGCCCGTTGCGACCATGGCCGTCACGAGAGGCCAATCAAGCGGTCCGTGCGTAATATTGTTACtctggagttgttgttgttgcgaCTCACATAGTACTGTACGCAAGTTGAATTTTAACGGAGTAATTGGTGGCTTTCTCACTGGCTTCCTTGGAATCGCGCAGGAATTTATGGACCAAGAGATTGGTAAACCCAGACAGGCACATAGCTGGTTTTCTCCATCCACATACCTTTGTGTAACGTTATCTCCCGCCGTTATTTCGTCTTTGAGTCCCCGGACTGTGACTGATTCTTCGCAACGGCTCTGATCTGGTTTGGTCTATTTGCAGTCTGGGGTCATAGGCCTCTGAAGaacaaacaagacaaaaaatGATCTCACAAACAACTCAAGAGTTACTGGAGCGGTATACTGGCAAGGAGGTGCCGTATTCATTTAACGGCGGGTACGTGTGTTTAAGTTACGCCATTAGCCTGGTTGGGACAGGCACCACACTGGAGTTGatcagaagaagaacatcacATAGGGGAATGCATAACATGTAAGTAAATTCGGCTGCGTTTCTTTTGCATTTGGTCTGTCCATTATAGCTAAGCAATGTTGTCGTAGGTCACTACTGGTCGGCGCTGCTATTGCCATGGGTGGTATTGCCATTTGGTCCATGGTAAGTCCAACTCTACACTTTAAACGGCGAGATGTAGAGGGTACGATCCTATTCGAATCATCGTTCCCTAACATGACATACGGTCAGCATTTCATCGGGAACAGAGCTATTGATATGCTGGACGGCAATGAAACCTTCCAAATCACCTACTCCACTGCTCTGACCTTCACGTCACTCCTCGTCCCAATTCTTGTCCTCATCCTTGCATTCCTCAGTAtcagcggcaatggcaaaattCGATGGTGGCGAATCGGTCTCGCGGGATTACTCTCCGGCGATGCAATCTGCGGCATGCACTACCTTGCTGATTCATCTATAACCAATTACAAAAGCTCCTATCAACTTTCATATCTTATTGGCTCCGTTGTCATTGCCGTGTTCGCTAGTACGACTACACTGGCGTTGTTTTTCGTTTTCGAAAGTAGTTGGAAGAATGCATGGTGGAAAAGATTGGGATGTGCAATGGTTCTTGCAGGAGCTGTGTCTGGCATGCATTGGTGTGCGGCTGCCGGTACGAATTATAGACTCTTGAAGGTTACGCGAAGAGAGGGGATGTCTCGACAGGACGCTATGATTGTGGTGATTTGCTTGGTGAGCTGCATATCGTCAAATTTTTGATTCGTGGAGGTATGACTTGTGGTACTAACCTTGCAAAGGCTATTTGCGGAGGCATAGCGATGACTGGTCTGGCAGTGTACGTCAGTTGGGTCAGACGCGACTATGCCAGCAAATCGCAACAAGTAGTTCTCGCTGCCTGTGTCTTTGATAAAAAGGGCCGTATCATGGTTAGCCAAGACGGTTACTTGCCCAGCGAAGTCGTCACTGATACGTATTTACCGAAAGTCTGTCGCCCCGAAACACTCTTGTATCTTAAACAGGTCATCGTATTAATCCTCATTAATACAGTCCAATGATGATTACTTCAATACCAACCACCCGTTCTTCCACTGGATGTTCCTCGCTTCCCGCAACTGGAACACAATCAACACAGTCATGAGCAAAATGGTTGACCACATCTCTCTCCTtgcacaaagcaacaacGGCAGAGTCAGCGTCAAACTCGTTGGCGAGGACGGAGTCCTAGTCGAGGACTATGACACCATCCTCCGGGAGCTGTTCTGTGTAACTGCCAACGCGCttgccgacaagaccaaagagaCGCTTAACAACGTCGGTGTGTTATGGGACGAAATCTTCGTAACAGGCGAATCGTCGAGGCATGTCGCTCCCCGCCACCGGGTCTTAAATAGCGATAAATTCAGTCTGCACAGTTTTGCTGAGAAGGGTGACTTCCAGCAACACAACGCTGAAGACTACGGACAGGGATATCTCATGTTCCTTGTTCGTACGGTCAATGACAAACGAGATATTGAGAAGCTTGAAGCCTCTGGGTATCGATTTGCTGAAGTCCATCGGGCAGTGAGTTCTATTCGGTCGAACATGCACATCGGGACTGCAGATCTAGAGTCT of Pochonia chlamydosporia 170 chromosome Unknown PCv3seq00028, whole genome shotgun sequence contains these proteins:
- a CDS encoding MHYT domain signaling protein (similar to Cordyceps militaris CM01 XP_006670899.1); this encodes MISQTTQELLERYTGKEVPYSFNGGSLLVGAAIAMGGIAIWSMHFIGNRAIDMLDGNETFQITYSTALTFTSLLVPILVLILAFLSISGNGKIRWWRIGLAGLLSGDAICGMHYLADSSITNYKSSYQLSYLIGSVVIAVFASTTTLALFFVFESSWKNAWWKRLGCAMVLAGAVSGMHWCAAAGTNYRLLKVTRREGMSRQDAMIVVICLAICGGIAMTGLAVYVSWVRRDYASKSQQVVLAACVFDKKGRIMVSQDGYLPSEVVTDTYLPKSNDDYFNTNHPFFHWMFLASRNWNTINTVMSKMVDHISLLAQSNNGRVSVKLVGEDGVLVEDYDTILRELFCVTANALADKTKETLNNVGVLWDEIFVTGESSRHVAPRHRVLNSDKFSLHSFAEKGDFQQHNAEDYGQGYLMFLVRTVNDKRDIEKLEASGYRFAEVHRAVSSIRSNMHIGTADLESRLRNMSNQKDKITMRTPRVHVGMFAVRARPDRGGFDVLAQKAAKDLLPSVAMPMDHLEPRHSEFLNCIRGMTLATILLKLEKQKMLGSPREMLFVSDLRDAVSGLRVLLDNELFDHATLLPREVQLPCSGNEGGEFQSKRTLIVFKFVVPIHTTIVSPQCEFTPLSLFKMRQLARERSAHVEFSHMVHRDISSVMHQMSPERPSIMSRLPTRYISGALEKVRDHLRGHERLGTLPPLSSARSQEQFSNLASHPSSIHRGEERSFEDVPQTSSASNYPAIKEPDGSSHKAQSQRKKFQVLGGIMVSQEVSINVQETQDKEQDFDSFEQDGTKPATLRSREGTEDQVENSYTATATGAIISAQGRKQKAAFVDELLALSVLADKRTQKQKLVLEIDHICDKLSY